The Devosia sp. MC521 genome segment CCCCCTTCACGCACTGCCATCGAAAGGCGGATGATCGGATTATCGGCGGCCTGGCGGTGAATTTCGGTGAGCATGATGTCGGGTTCGACATCGGTAAAAAAGCCTGCGCCCTGCACTGGCGGCAGCTGAAAGGGGTCGCCGAGAACCAAAACCTTGGTACCGAAGGACAAGAGGTCGATTGCAAGCTGCTGATCGACCATCGAAACCTCGTCGATGACGATGAGGTCGGCGTCGGCTGCCCCGCTTTCGGGATCGAGCGCAAAGCGCGGCTCGCCATTATCGTCCGAGACCAGCGTATAGATCAGCGAATGGATGGTTTGCGCGCCCTTGCAGCCGCGCTTGCGCATGACCATCGCAGCCTTGCCGGTGAAAGCTGCATAGCGCACCGAGCGCACGTCTTGCGCTAAGTGCACGGCCAGCGTTGACTTGCCCGTGCCGGCCCAACCAAACAGGCGAAAGACTTGCGGAGCGTTTTTGTCCTTAAGCCAATTTGAAACAGCGATAAGTGCTGCGTCCTGCTGAGCAGACCAGACGGGTGGCATTAAATGATCTCCGCTTTGATGGTCCCAAGGCCTGCAATAGCACCTTCGAGAACATCGCCTTTCACCACCGCTCCAACGCCTGCCGGTGTTCCGGTCATAATCAGATCGCCTGCTTTGAGGGCAATGAATTGGCTGAGATAGGAAATGGTCTCGGGAACGGACCAAATCTGTTCAGACAAATCACCCGATTGGCGCAGCGCGCCATTGACCTTGAGCGTAATGGCACCGGCTTGGAGATGGCCGATTTGCGCAGCGGGCACAACCCGCCCAATTGGCGCAGACTGATCAAAGCCTTTGGCCATTGTCCACGGCCGCCCCTGCTTTTTCGCTTGGGCTTGGAGGTCGCGGCGCGTCATGTCGAGACCCACCGCATAGCCAAACACATGGGCTAGCGCATCGGCCTCAGCAATGTTCTCGCCGTCTTTGCCAATGGCAACAACCAGCTCGACCTCATGATGGAAATCAACGGTTTGCGGCGGATAGGCGATTGGGGCGTCGTCAATGACCACCGCGTCCGCTGGCTTTTCAAAGAAGAAGGGCGGATCGCGCAGATCATTGCCCATCTCTTTGACGTGCTCAGCGTAGTTTCGGCCCACGCAATAAACGCGGCGCACCGGAAAAAAGCGCCCATCGGCGACAGGCACAAGCACCGGCTGCGGCGCGGCAAAAACCAGATCAACCACGCTTGAGCTCCTCAGCATAGGGACGAATAAGACCCCAATCGGCGGGGCCCAGTCGATCCTGCGCTGTAAAGCTTTGATGCCAATAAGGATAGAGCAGCGGCGGTTGGCTGGCCTTGTCGAGCCGCGCTCGTTCTTCGCTCGAGAGGGTGAGCCTTGCGGCGGCAATATTGTCGGCAAATTGGGCTTCGTTGCGACCGCCAATGATCACCGAGGTGACGCCGGGACGGCCCAGCAGCCAAGCCAACGCCACTTGCGCCCCGGAGACGCCGCGCTGTTCGGCGATTTCAATGAGCACATCGATGATGGAATAGAGCTTTTCCCAATCGTAAACCGGAGGCTCGCGGAAACCGCCGACATGGCGACCACTTTCCGGGCCTCCATCGCGACGATATTTGCCCGAGAGCAGGCCGCCCGCCAGCGGGGACCACACGAGAATGCCAAGGCCCTGATCGTGCGAAACAGGGACCAGTTCATATTCGGCATCGCGCGAATGCAGCGAGTAGTGAATTTGCTGGGACACAAAGCGTTCGCTGCCGCGCTTTTCGCTGGCCATGAGCGCTTTCATGATGTGCCAGCCGGAATAGTTCGAACAGCCGATGTAGCGAACATGACCGTGGCGCACGAGCGTATCCAGTGCCTCCATGGTTTCCTCGATGGGGGTCAGCCCGTCCCACTCATGGACCTGATAAAGGTCAATGTAATCGGTCTTGAGCCGTTTCAGGCTCGCCTTGCATTGCTCGATAATGTGGTGGCGCGACAGCCCAGCCTGATTGGGCCCATCGCCCATTCTGAAGCGCACCTTGGTGGCGACAAGCGCCTTGTCGCGCCGACCATTTTGCGCGAGCACTTCGCCCAAGATTTCTTCGGAGACGCCAGCATTGTAGACATTGGCTGTGTCGTAGAGATTGATCCCAGCGTCGAGGCACATGTCCACTTGCCGCGCGGCGGCATTGACGTCGGCATGGCCAATCTTTTCGCTGCCGCCGAAAGTCATTGTGCCCATGGTCATAACCGAGACCTTGAGGCCTGATCGGCCCAGTTGACGATATTCCATGAGCATTCCTCCTTTGTTCTCCTCTTAACAGGGCTAAAGACTGGAGCGGCTGCGGTCAATCGGCTGGGTGGCGTTTCTCGCAAGGGTAAGCGCGAGGGCAGACCATGACGCGGCACAGTTTCAATGCTAGAGCTGTTCGTCACCTCGTCTTAGGCAGTGTTGTGCGGCCCAATTCCATCGCTCTCCCGGTACTTCTCGTCGCGCTCGGCATGGCCTTTACCCAAACCGGGGCCAGCTTTGCCAAAATGCTGTTTCCGCTGGTGGGCGCGCCGGGGGCAACGGCGCTGCGGCTGACCATTGCCGCCGTTGTTCTCATCGCCATTTTCCGCCCCTGGCGGTTTAAGCTCGATGGGAAACAGTGGCGGGCGGTTCTGCTTTATGGCGTTTCCATGGGCGCGATGAACCTCTTCTTCTACGCGGCGCTAGAACACATTCCGCTGGGGTTGGCGGTTGCCCTCGAGTTCACCGGGCCACTGGCGGTCGCGCTTTTTGGCGCGCGAAAGCCACTCGATTTCTTCTGGATCGTTTTGGCGCTGATCGGTTTTGGTTCGCTAATCCCCTGGGGCGGAAGCGGTGACGATATTTCGATTATCGGGGTGTTGCTCGCTCTGGCAGCAGGCGCGTGTTGGGCGGGCTATATTGTCTTTGGGCAGCGGGCGGGGACCGGCGGCGGGCCCCATATTGCAGCACTCGGTGTTGGCACGGCCGCTATCATCGCCCTGCCCTTTGGACTTATGACGGCGGGGCCGGCGCTGTTTGATGTCTCGATCCTGCCGCTCGCTATCACTGTGGCGCTGATGTCGAGCGCTATTCCCTATGCGCTTGATATGGTGGCCCTGCCCCATATTCCAGCGCGGCTCTTTGGGATTTTGATGAGCGGGCAACCCGCTTTGGCGGCAATCTCGGGGCTGGTTATCTTGGGCGAGCGATTGAGCGTATTGCAGACCATCGGCATGGTGGCGATTATGGCGGCGTCAATTGGGGCGACGCTGACCATTGCCCGCGCGAAAAACCGCGAAAACATTTGATCCCAATCAAATGGCGACGGGCGATGGAGCGCTAAAAACGGGTCAATGACATTGGCCCGGAGCCTTCCCATGGCGCTGACGACCGCACAATTGGTGGATCGCTATTCCGCCCCTGTTCCGCGTTACACAAGCTATCCCACCGCGCCGCATTTTCATGACGGCATCACAGGCGAAACCTATGCGCAATGGCTCAAGGCATTGCCAGAGGACGCAACGCTCTCGCTCTACTTCCATATCCCCTATTGTGATCGGCTCTGTTGGTTCTGCGGCTGCCACACCAAGCACACGCTGCGCTATGAGCCGGTGGCGGACTATCTCCTTGCGCTTTACGCGGAGATGGATTGGGTTTCGCGCCAGCTTGCGGGGCGTGGAACTGTTACGGCGATCCACCTCGGGGGCGGTTCGCCAACCTTGCTCAAGCCCGCCGATCTCCTCGCGCTAAAACGCAAGATTGCGGACGGCTTTACACTCAGCCCCGAGGCAGAGATTAGCATTGAGATTGACCCCAATGATCTCGATGAGGGGCGGTTTGACGCTTTTGCAGAGTTTGGGCTGACGCGGGCCAGCATTGGCGTGCAGGATTTTGACATCACCGTGCAAAAGGCGATCAATCGGCTGCAAAGCTATGAGCAGACCGCGGCTGTGGTGCAGGCGGTACGCAGCCGGGGCGTGCGCTCGGTCAATCTCGATCTCGTTTATGGGCTGCCTCACCAGACGCTTTCGGCGCTGGAAAAGACCGTCGCCAAGGCGCTGCTGATGGAGCCAGATCGCTGCGCGCTCTTTGGCTATGCGCATGTGCCTTGGATGAAGCCGCATCAGAAGATGATCGACGAAGCCACATTGCCCGGCCGGCATAGCCGGTTTCAGCAGGCACAGCGCGCGGCAGAAATGTTCACCTGGGCGGGCTATCGCCCGATTGGCTTTGATCACTTTGCCCGGCCCGGCGATAGCCTCGCCATTGCTGCCGAGAACGGCACGCTCAAGCGCAATTTTCAGGGCTATACCGATGATGCGGCCGATGCGCTTATCGGCTTCGGGGCTTCGGCGATCGGGCAGTTTCCGCAGGGCTATGTGCAAAACATTGTGGCGACCGCGGACTACAAACGCCGGGTGCATGAGGGCAAGCCGGCCACTGGCAAAGGCGTGGCGCTAACACAAGAGGATCGCCTCCATCGCCACGCGATTGAGCGTCTGCTTTGTGCCTTTGCCTTGCGGCCGGAGGATTTTCACGAGTTTGGACGGGCGGGGGCAAATCTCTTTGAGAGCGCCGTGCTGATGGCCGAAAGCGACAGCGACGGGCTGCTGACGCTTTCCGGCAATTCAGTGGTCGTCACCGATACGGGCCGACCGTTCGTGCGGGCCATAGCGGCGCGGTTTGACCAATATCTGACCCTCGGCGCGGCCCGACATTCGCTGTCGGTCTAGGCAAGGGATAGCTTAGAAGAAGATGTCGTCGAGATCGTCGGCATCTTTTTTCTTGGGCTCAGGGTCCGTCACACTGACTTCGGGCGCTTCGCTCAAGAGCTCAAAGCCGTCAATGTCGCTGGTTGGGCTGGCCACAATTGGCTCCGGCTCGGTGCCGAAATCATCAAAGAAGACATCCTCTTCCGCAGGCGCTTCGATAGCGGCAGGGGGGGCGGCTTCAAAGAGATCGAAATCGCCTAGGTCAGAGCTTTCAGAAGCCGGGGCATCGGGTTCATCAAAGCCGAAGAAAATGTCGTCATCGGCTGCGGCGGGGGCAGCTGAGGCTGCAGCGGTGGCCGCAACGACAGGGGCGCCGACCAGACGATCATGGATCTGGCGCTCGGCCTCCATGGTGTAGAGTTTGCGCAGCTTGGCAAAGATCGGCTTGAGGGCGTCCGGCAGTTGCTCTGGCGTGTCTTCGCCGCGCAAAGCCTCTATTTCTGCCTTGATGGCGTCGAGCCGTTCAACGAGACGGGTCTGCCCTTCGAGCCCGCGCTCGGCCGCTTCGAGCAGGCGAATGACGCGCGGTGCGTCGGAGTTAAGCTGTTTGAGCGCGACCGAGATGCGCTGATCAAGCTCAAGCAGGATCGCCAATGCCGCCTTGGCCCGCCGCTCCAATTCCCCCACGGGGCCATCCGCGCTTTGCGCTTCAGCATCGTGGAGCTTGCTAGCAAATGCTGTCGCCTTCGTCAGTTGCTCCATCGCAGCTTGCGCAGCGGTGACTGTTTCAGCAGTCAGCTCGCGCAACTGCATGGCGATAATGGTAAGCGGCGCGCCGCGCGGCCCCATCTGGGCGCAGCGCACGGCGGTGTTGAGGCTGACAAGATGCATGCTGGCTTCGATTTCCTGAACCGCTTCCACATGCTCGAGCAGCTTGCGCACCAATTCCTGAACGGAAATGGAGGTCGCCTCAAGCTTACCGCGCTCGCCTTCGAAATCATTGACCGTGGTCACAGCGGTGCCCACCTGCACGTTCAGAGTCGAGATGGCCGAACCGCTGCCTTTGCCATCGCCCTGAAACTCCTTGCTCAAGGAGATGATGATGCTGGCGTCCGAGACCAACTCGCGCAGAGCGTTTTGGGCCGCGCTGACCTCATCGGCGAAGGTGTCGATGCAATCGCCAAACAATTCGTCCTGCAAGGCGGCGAGTGCCGCAAGGCAGAGCGGCAGATGCTCTGGCGCAATCGCTTCGCCTTCAAAACTGCCATTTTCGGCTAGGGTTGAGAGCGCGCTCAGCAGTGCCTCGACATGCTCAAGCCGCTGACGCGTGGCGTCGCCCACCTGCAGCGCCATGACAGTGCTGCCAATACGTCCCGTGATCTGCCGACCGACGCGTCCGGTTTCAATACTGGACTCGGCGGCGAGGAACTGATGCTGATTGAGCCCGGTAATGGCCGTGCTGAGGTTTTGCGCCAGTGTGCTCAGCGTGTTGGAATGGGTGCTTTCAAAGGCAGAGCGCTGCAGCGACGCCCGGCTCACCTCATCGGCAAGCTGGCGATAGACCTGCGCAAATTCCTGAATGGTTTTGCCCGCCGTATCGGACAGGGTTTTGATGTCGGCGGTGAACACCTCGAAATCATCGTCATTGCCGACAATGCCTGCGGCGGTGACGCGCGCATTGATCGAGACAATGCCCATCATTTTGATGGTGCGGCGCAGGGCAT includes the following:
- a CDS encoding EamA family transporter → MTRHSFNARAVRHLVLGSVVRPNSIALPVLLVALGMAFTQTGASFAKMLFPLVGAPGATALRLTIAAVVLIAIFRPWRFKLDGKQWRAVLLYGVSMGAMNLFFYAALEHIPLGLAVALEFTGPLAVALFGARKPLDFFWIVLALIGFGSLIPWGGSGDDISIIGVLLALAAGACWAGYIVFGQRAGTGGGPHIAALGVGTAAIIALPFGLMTAGPALFDVSILPLAITVALMSSAIPYALDMVALPHIPARLFGILMSGQPALAAISGLVILGERLSVLQTIGMVAIMAASIGATLTIARAKNRENI
- a CDS encoding aldo/keto reductase, whose protein sequence is MEYRQLGRSGLKVSVMTMGTMTFGGSEKIGHADVNAAARQVDMCLDAGINLYDTANVYNAGVSEEILGEVLAQNGRRDKALVATKVRFRMGDGPNQAGLSRHHIIEQCKASLKRLKTDYIDLYQVHEWDGLTPIEETMEALDTLVRHGHVRYIGCSNYSGWHIMKALMASEKRGSERFVSQQIHYSLHSRDAEYELVPVSHDQGLGILVWSPLAGGLLSGKYRRDGGPESGRHVGGFREPPVYDWEKLYSIIDVLIEIAEQRGVSGAQVALAWLLGRPGVTSVIIGGRNEAQFADNIAAARLTLSSEERARLDKASQPPLLYPYWHQSFTAQDRLGPADWGLIRPYAEELKRG
- a CDS encoding fumarylacetoacetate hydrolase family protein, which translates into the protein MVDLVFAAPQPVLVPVADGRFFPVRRVYCVGRNYAEHVKEMGNDLRDPPFFFEKPADAVVIDDAPIAYPPQTVDFHHEVELVVAIGKDGENIAEADALAHVFGYAVGLDMTRRDLQAQAKKQGRPWTMAKGFDQSAPIGRVVPAAQIGHLQAGAITLKVNGALRQSGDLSEQIWSVPETISYLSQFIALKAGDLIMTGTPAGVGAVVKGDVLEGAIAGLGTIKAEII
- the hemN gene encoding oxygen-independent coproporphyrinogen III oxidase; translated protein: MALTTAQLVDRYSAPVPRYTSYPTAPHFHDGITGETYAQWLKALPEDATLSLYFHIPYCDRLCWFCGCHTKHTLRYEPVADYLLALYAEMDWVSRQLAGRGTVTAIHLGGGSPTLLKPADLLALKRKIADGFTLSPEAEISIEIDPNDLDEGRFDAFAEFGLTRASIGVQDFDITVQKAINRLQSYEQTAAVVQAVRSRGVRSVNLDLVYGLPHQTLSALEKTVAKALLMEPDRCALFGYAHVPWMKPHQKMIDEATLPGRHSRFQQAQRAAEMFTWAGYRPIGFDHFARPGDSLAIAAENGTLKRNFQGYTDDAADALIGFGASAIGQFPQGYVQNIVATADYKRRVHEGKPATGKGVALTQEDRLHRHAIERLLCAFALRPEDFHEFGRAGANLFESAVLMAESDSDGLLTLSGNSVVVTDTGRPFVRAIAARFDQYLTLGAARHSLSV